In the genome of Sardina pilchardus chromosome 14, fSarPil1.1, whole genome shotgun sequence, one region contains:
- the LOC134100773 gene encoding procathepsin L-like, with protein MMYLLLLTLCASGVSAGPDSDTQLDEQWGLWKSWHSKDYHPKEEGWRRIVWEKNLKRIELHNLEHSMGKHSYRLGMNHFGDMTHEEFRQVMNGYKRRSDRTVRGSLFMEPNFLLVPKEVDWREKGYVTPVKDQGECGSCWAFSTTGALEGQQFRKTGRLVSLSEQQLVDCSRAEGNQGCHGGLMDQAFQYIKNNRGLDSEESYPYLGTDDQPCHYDPDYNCANDTGFVDIGSGREHGLMKAVASVGPVSVAIDASHESFQFYQSGIYYEKACSSEELDHGMLVVGYGYEDGEDSNKKYWIVKNSWGVKWGMKGYIHMAKDRQNHCGIATAASYPMV; from the exons ATGATGTATCTCCTGCTCCTGACCCTGTGCGCCAGTGGTGTGTCGGCGGGCCCCGACTCGGACACTCAACTGGACGAGCAGTGGGGCCTGTGGAAGAGCTGGCACAGCAAAGATTACCATCCG AAAGAGGAAGGCTGGAGAAGGATTGTGTGGGAGAAGAACTTGAAGAGGATCGAGTTGCACAACCTGGAGCACTCCATGGGCAAGCACAGCTACCGTCTGGGCATGAACCATTTTGGTGACATG ACTCATGAGGAGTTCAGACAGGTGATGAACGGCTACAAGCGCAGGTCCGACAGGACGGTCCGAGGATCTCTGTTCATGGAGCCGAATTTCCTTCTGGTGCCCAAGGAGGTGGACTGGAGAGAGAAGGGCTACGTGACTCCCGTCAAAGACCAG gGCGAGTGTGGCTCGTGCTGGGCGTTCAGCACCACGGGGGCGCTGGAGGGTCAGCAGTTCAGGAAGACGGGCCGGCTGGTGTCCCTGAGCGAGCAGCAGCTGGTGGACTGCTCCCGGGCCGAGGGGAACCAGGGCTGCCACGGAGGCCTCATGGACCAGGCCTTCCAGTACATCAAGAACAACCGCGGCCTGGACTCTGAGGAGTCCTACCCCTACCTAGGCACG GATGACCAGCCTTGCCACTACGACCCCGACTACAACTGTGCCAATGACACGGGCTTCGTGGACATCGGCAGTGGGAGGGAGCACGGCCTGATGAAGGCGGTGGCCTCGGTGGGGCCCGTGTCCGTGGCCATCGATGCCAGCCACGAGTCCTTCCAGTTCTACCAGTCCG GGATCTACTATGAGAAGGCCTGCAGCAGTGAGGAGCTAGACCACGGCATGCTGGTGGTGGGCTATGGCTACGAGGACGGAGAGGACAGCAACAAGAAGTACTGGATCGTCAAAAACAG CTGGGGTGTGAAGTGGGGCATGAAAGGGTACATCCACATGGCCAAGGACCGGCAGAACCACTGCGGCATCGCCACGGCAGCCAGCTACCCAATGGTGTGA
- the LOC134100772 gene encoding uncharacterized protein LOC134100772, translated as MSRMRKLALVLALDADEDGGNEHSRLWVHDINRGRQHYGAFHSLVQELRFDNARFAAYFRLDKCQFEALLRVVAPTISKQNTIMRQAISPEERLSICLRYLATGDSFRSIAFSFRVGASTVAGIVQQVCSAIWDCLLADYMPVPDTSDWRKIAMGFQKLAFPNCLGAMDGKHVVIEAPPSSGSVYYNYKGTFSIVLLAVVDARYCFRLVDIGAYGRNSDGGTLSASAFGTALRQNTLGIPEDSILPGAEHLGPMPHVFLADEAFPLRRNIMRPYPGYNTGEKKVFNTRLCHVRRMVECAFGILASQWRVYRRVLCVSPEVAENVVKATCMLHNFIRWDTRTAPMSSTGTSATEPSQGLQNAPRLGTNNAGREAVAVREKFAQYFISEAGRVHWQDNI; from the exons ATGTCGAGGATGCGAAAATTAGCCCTAGTTTTAGCGTTAGATGCCGATGAGGATGGCGGTAACGAGCATTCCCGTTTGTGGGTGCATGATATTAACCGGGGACGGCAGCACTATGGTGCATTTCATAGTCTTGTTCAAGAGCTACGATTTGATAATGCACGGTTCGCTGCTTATTTCCGACTTGACAAATGTCAATTTGAAGCCCTTTTGCGTGTTGTTGCACCAACTATATCAAAGCAAAACACCATAATGAGGCAAGCCATCAGTCCAGAGGAACGACTGAGCATCTGTTTAAG GTATCTGGCAACAGGTGATTCTTTCAGATCCATTGCCTTCAGCTTCAGGGTGGGTGCCAGCACTGTGGCAGGCATCGTTCAACAAGTGTGCTCAGCTATTTGGGATTGTCTCCTGGCTGATTATATGCCTGTTCCAGACACGTCAGATTGGAGAAAGATTGCCATGGGATTCCAGAAGCTGGCATTTCCAAACTGTCTTGGGGCAATGGATGGCAAACACGTGGTAATCGAGGCTCCTCCCTCCAGTGGGTCAGTGTACTACAATTACAAAGGCACTTTCTCCATTGTTCTTCTAGCTGTAGTGGATGCCAGATACTGTTTCAGGCTGGTTGACATTGGGGCTTATGGACGAAACAGTGATGGGGGAACCCTCTCCGCATCTGCCTTTGGTACTGCCCTGCGCCAGAACACATTGGGTATTCCTGAGGACTCCATCCTCCCAGGGGCAGAACATCTGGGTCCAATGCCACATGTGTTCCTGGCAGACGAGGCCTTTCCCTTGCGCCGCAACATCATGCGCCCATATCCAGGTTACAACACTGGAGAGAAGAAAGTGTTCAACACTCGCCTGTGTCATGTGCGCAGGATGGTTGAGTGTGCGTTTGGCATACTGGCATCTCAATGGAGGGTGTATCgtcgtgtgctgtgtgtgtctccagaggTGGCAGAGAATGTTGTGAAGGCCACCTGCATGCTTCACAACTTCATAAGGTGGGATACCAGAACTGCACCTATGTCATCTACTGGAACATCCGCAACTGAGCCATCACAGGGTCTCCAAAACGCACCTCGTCTTGGCACCAACAATGCCGGCAGAGAAGCTGTGGCAGTGAGGGAGAAGTTTGCACAGTATTTCATATCTGAAGCTGGACGAGTTCACTGGCAGGATAACATCTAG